One Rosa chinensis cultivar Old Blush chromosome 5, RchiOBHm-V2, whole genome shotgun sequence genomic region harbors:
- the LOC121049388 gene encoding G2/mitotic-specific cyclin S13-7-like, whose amino-acid sequence MIAAAAVYAAHCTLNKMPFWTDTLKHHTGYSEEQLRECAKVLVGFHLKAGESDLKALLKKYTKPEYGAVARCSPAKIC is encoded by the exons ATGATAGCTGCTGCAGCCGTCTATGCTGCCCATTGTACTCTCAACAAGATGCCTTTCTGGACTGACACTTTGAAGCACCATACTGGTTACTCTGAAGAACAGCTAAG GGAATGTGCCAAGGTTTTAGTTGGCTTTCACTTGAAGGCTGGAGAAAGTGATCTTAAAGCTCTTCTCAAGAAATACACAAAACCAGAATATGGTGCTGTTGCTCGTTGCAGTCCAGCTAAAATTTGTTAG
- the LOC112164294 gene encoding putative pentatricopeptide repeat-containing protein At1g12700, mitochondrial codes for MLRMLFDEMLRSRPLPNVGAGHCKPNVVTFNTLIKGFCLMGNNNAAMQLHGKMEERGCEPNIVSYSTIIDSLCKDTLIDEALNLFSEMITRGIAPNVVAYNSLIQGVCNTGQWKQATELLNEMLSKGIFPNVVTFNVLVDTLCKEGMVVEAETVVETMIQRDIEPDIITYNSLMDGYCLRGEMDEAIKVFDLMVSKGSLFDVRSCNILINGYCKEKKIDEANKVFQEMICMELVPNTITFNTPIDGFYKAGKIQDAEKLFSEMQGCGQLPNVQTYNIIVNGLCNNQHLSTALELLREMEGNKLELDIVVYNTIIEGFCKAGKMDSAIDVFPGLSSKHLQPNVQTYNIMILGFCKGGLLSEAEKLFTEMKEIGCSPDGCTYNTIIRGFMNNNETSRAMGLIQEMRERGFSADASTVHLIFDLLSKDTVDPLLAAWLKDSV; via the coding sequence ATGTTGAGGATGCTGTTCGATGAAATGCTTCGCTCGCGTCCTCTGCCCAATGTGGGGGCAGGTCATTGTAAGCCCAATGTGGTTACTTTCAACACACTAATAAAGGGTTTTTGCTTGATGGGAAACAACAATGCGGCTATGCAATTACATGGGAAGATGGAAGAAAGAGGATGCGAGCCTAACATAGTTTCCTATAGCACCATCATTGACAGTCTCTGCAAGGATACACTAATTGATGAAGCATTGAACCTCTTCTCAGAAATGATTACTAGAGGTATTGCTCCAAACGTTGTTGCTTATAACTCTTTGATTCAAGGAGTTTGTAATACAGGCCAGTGGAAACAAGCTACAGAGCTGTTGAATGAAATGTTGAGTAAAGGTATCTTTCCAAATGTCGTCACCTTCAATGTCTTGGTTGATACACTCTGTAAGGAAGGGATGGTCGTGGAAGCCGAAACTGTGGTTGAGACGATGATTCAAAGAGATATTGAGCCTGATATCATTACTTACAACTCACTGATGGACGGTTACTGTTTGCGAGGAGAAATGGACGAGGCGATAAAAGTTTTTGATCTAATGGTTAGTAAGGGCTCCTTGTTTGATGTTCGTAGTTGTAACATATTGATAAACGGATACTGTAAGGAGAAAAAGATCGATGAGGCCAATAAGGTTTTTCAGGAAATGATTTGTATGGAGCTTGTTCCAAATACCATTACTTTTAACACTCCTATTGATGGTTTTTACAAAGCAGGGAAAATACAAGATGCAGAAAAGTTGTTCTCTGAGATGCAAGGTTGTGGCCAACTTCCAAATGTTCAAACTTATAATATTATAGTTAATGGCCTGTGTAACAACCAACACCTTTCTACTGCACTAGAATTGCTTAGAGAGATGGAAGGCAACAAGTTGGAACTAGATATTGTAGTTTACAATACTATCATTGAAGGTTTCTGCAAAGCTGGGAAAATGGATTCTGCAATAGATGTCTTCCCTGGTTTGTCATCAAAGCATCTTCAACCTAATGTGCAGACGTATAATATAATGATTCTTGGATTTTGTAAAGGAGGCCTATTAAGCGAAGCTGAAAAATTGTTCACAGAAATGAAGGAGATAGGCTGTTCTCCAGATGGTTGTACCTATAACACAATTATCCGAGGTTTTATGAATAACAATGAGACATCAAGGGCTATGGGACTTATTCAAGAAATGCGTGAGAGGGGTTTCTCTGCAGATGCATCAACTGTGCACTTGATTTTTGATTTATTGTCGAAGGACACTGTAGATCCTCTATTGGCAGCATGGCTTAAAGATTCAGTCtaa
- the LOC112166816 gene encoding G2/mitotic-specific cyclin S13-7 — translation MDTRAVVPPQPRGNGKVHGEAPRRNQRVALEDRTNFEAGQVEIEGKITRRITRSFHAQLLANAQKNNGNPVLVPGVVDKAAKNRNDAPAKKVTKKAADEDVIVVSSDEEKKKPVNRGKPVQCSRKEVKTLTSILTARSKAMACGDTNKLKEQIVDFDAADVNDELAVVEYVDELYKFYKLEEDDCRVGDYMDTQPDINSKMRSILIDWLIDVHRKFELMPETFYLTVNIIDRFLSRTMVTRRELQLVGISSMVIASKYEEVWAPQVNDFVCLSDYAYTGNQIRVMEKAILQKLEWYLTVPTPYVFLARYIKASISPDDEMKNMVYFLAELGVLDYQTTIRHSPSMIAAAAVYAAHCTLNKMPFWTETLKHHTGYSEEQLRECAKVLVGFHSKAGESDLKALFKKYTKPEYSAVARRTPAKIC, via the exons ATGGACACCCGCGCAGTTGTTCCTCCACAACCCAGAG GGAATGGTAAAGTCCACGGAGAAGCACCAAGAAGGAACCAGCGAGTAGCTCTTGAAGACAGGACCAACTTTGAGGCAGGTCAGGTCGAAATCGAAGGGAAGATTACTCGCCGCATTACAAGGAGTTTTCATGCCCAGCTGTTGGCAAATGCACAGAAGAACAATGGG AACCCAGTACTAGTGCCAGGTGTTGTAGACAAGGCAGCTAAGAATAGAAATGATGCCCCTGCAAAGAAGGTTACCAAGAAAGCAGCTGATGAAGATGTGATTGTGGTTAGTtctgatgaagaaaagaagaagccGGTCAATAGAGGCAAGCCGGTACAATGTTCAAGGAAGGAAGTCAAGACTCTCACTTCCATTCTAACAGCTCGAAGCAAG GCTATGGCTTGTGGAGACACTAACAAACTAAAAGAGCAGATTGTGGATTTTGACGCAGCTGATGTCAATGATGAACTAGCAGTTGTTGAATATGTCGATGAATTGTACAAGTTCTACAAACTTGAAGAG GATGACTGCCGAGTTGGAGATTACATGGATACACAGCCAGATATCAATTCAAAGATGAGGTCTATCCTCATAGACTGGTTGATAGATGTCCACAGGAAATTTGAACTGATGCCTGAAACATTCTACCTTACTGTGAATATAATTGACCGATTCCTTTCAAGGACGATGGTAACTAGGAGAGAACTTCAGCTAGTTGGCATCAGTTCCATGGTGATAGCATCAAAGTATGAGGAAGTTTGGGCTCCACAG GTCAATGATTTTGTGTGCTTATCAGACTATGCATATACGGGCAATCAAATTCGTGTAATGGAGAAAGCAATCCTGCAGAAGCTGGAGTGGTATTTGACAGTTCCAACACCTTACGTCTTTCTTGCTAGATACATCAAAGCTTCCATTTCACCTGATGATGAG atgaagaatatggtttATTTTCTAGCCGAACTTGGAGTCTTGGATTATCAAACAACTATTCGGCACTCCCCATCCATGATAGCTGCTGCAGCTGTCTATGCTGCCCATTGTACTCTCAACAAGATGCCTTTCTGGACTGAAACTTTGAAGCACCATACTGGTTACTCTGAAGAACAGCTAAG GGAATGTGCCAAGGTTTTGGTTGGCTTTCACTCGAAGGCTGGAGAAAGTGATCTTAAAGCTCTTTTCAAGAAATACACAAAACCTGAATACAGTGCTGTTGCTCGTCGCACTCCAGCTAAAATTTGTTAG